A stretch of DNA from Lotus japonicus ecotype B-129 chromosome 4, LjGifu_v1.2:
CCTCGGAATGTGGACGAAAGCATTCTACACTTTACCGCATCAGAAACCGCGCTTATCGCCATCTTCACATCGAAACGTAGCAGATGATCTTGTGGATCAGTTCGTCCGTCGTACGCCTCCAACACGAGGTTTGTCATACCGTCCGGTATGGCCACCTCTCGCACCGCTACCGAGAAAGGCGCAACCTACGCAACAGCCTccgcctccttctcctcctcattCCACTGCTTAAGGTGATAGTATTCCAATTGCTCCTGTAAACACTCATTTTGCAGTCTTAAGTCGCCGCTCAGTGCTCGACGTGCCTCCGCACAGCGATGTCTACCCAGCCTTGCGGTGCGCGGGGAAGAAACGTGGCTCCGCTCCGGTTCCTTGCTATACCGTTGGCGAAAAAATTCCATCAGGCTCCGTTGATGAACCACAAATTCTACCAAAAATTTTCAAATCGCAGAAAACCTCACAGAAAACCGAATATTTCTAAACCAAAttgcaatccacgtagtccgggaatcaaaatctaccgttcccacagacggcgccaaatgttccatcctgaacattgagatgaggtatagtacctaaggtgtaaggaacgtgatgtgagattcctagagagaatgagagcgtaaccgcttagagagagaaagtaactgaatttcgagcttgttatttctcaaatgagctaagagtcctttacaattggtactcctcccctatttatagttgggggagttgggctttgcgcctctaaatcatcctaataagccagttgggcctccggaaCAAAGGCCCAGGTCCTTGATGCGCTCCTCGCCTTAAGCCAGCGTCCCTAGACGAGGGactctggggtctcgcccagtccaggaaACTCAAGATTAAGCAGAGTAGGGGGAGTTTTGAGAAATGGCAAACACATAATCTTGGGCTACTTCTTAAAGGTAGTGGATCACCTATGAGCTTGTAAGGTAGAGGTAGTACTAGAAATATTTAATGCTTTAATGTTTTTCTCCGAGTTTTCAACTCAAAAATGTCATGATTGACTCAACCCTTGCAGTATGATAGGTGGATTGCTCTCAAAATGTCATGCTGCCTAGATGGACTGGATAACCTTCCTTCTCTTTAGATTATATCTACCTGGAATTCGATCTAGTACATTTCATGCAAATACACAAGCACTCGAGGGAGAAAGTGCGGACCAAACATCCttaaaattaaattccacttcCCCTAAAATAGGCTCTTGTAGCACCTTGTAGGTGGTTTTCACAGTATAGGCTCCTTCTGAATTTGCAGTAGACAACCACCCATCCAACTTTCCAGCCCATGGAGAGAAAATAGAAATTGtttgttttgatgagttgaaaAAATAACTTAGTtcccttcctttttttttataggtaataagaattatattgaatagaagtacaaggggtacttcaacccaatacagaaaaaaaaaaagacagacTAATAACTAACATGTACAAAACAAAGACCCTAAAGTGACGAAACTACCCCACCTAATACTTCCAAGAAAATAGACTTACCAAAAcaggcctcattaaaacctttttaggataaaaccccctttgaaaaacctagcaaggaaaaagagtaccaattTTGAAAAGCCAACAGGTTATCTTCAAGGAAGCTTACAGAGAATTCTAATACCCCACCCCAAACCCAGCTGCCAAGCCTTGCATCCAATTCAGTTCCCACATCCAAGGCACAATTCGTTAAATCACTGTTAGGTTTTCATGTTGTAGTCTCAAGGTACCCTTCAACAAATACTCCAGCAGATAAGTATAATACTCCTGGTAGCCTACTTCTCTTGTAATCACCAAAGCCATAATGAGAAAAGTAGCTTTAGTACCCCCAGCATAATTCCGCAGCCATCTCAAGTTACTGCCCCTCCAGCCTTGAAAATTGACACCAAGCTAATAGAACCAAATGCCTTGCACCTCCAAAATTAAAAGACACGAGCCACATGTAATAAAAATAGACACAACACAACATAGCAAGATAAGAAAAGAATTCCTCTCCACCACACTGTCCCTTCCTCTTAACTCTACGCCAGACGAACTTCCAATGCCATTCACCATTACGTCGCTCCCCCATTTAGTTGAGTTGCATAGGCCTGAACCAATCTAGTTTTCCTCCCAAAATAGTACCATATTCTCCTCCTATTTTCCCGACTATGCTGTTATATATCAAACCACCTCCTAATTCAGTACCAATACATGACTTGTGCACATGTTAACACCAAGTTGAGGCCATATTAGACACTCTGTGTTAGTACTTCTCCCTCAACACTTTGCTCCACATACTTTCCTTTTAATGTAGCATCCTCCATCTCCACTTGCCTCATAGGGCTTTGTTAAATATGCTCCAATCTTTAATTCCTAGCCCATATTCCTCTTTAAGCTTGCGAACTTGCTTCCAACTCAACCTAGCGACCTTGCTTTGTCCCTCAGGGCCTCCCTATAGAAAATCCTTCATTATTTTCCTACAAGTCTTAATTACCCCCAACAGTACTATatggaaaaggaaagaaaaaacaagGGAAGTGAAGACAAAACACTTTTGATAAAACATACCTTACGTTCAAAAGAAATAGATTTCCTCCTCCAATTTGAAAGTTTCTTTTGCACCTTGTCTATAATTGGCTTCCACATAATACTTCTTCTAGGATTGGCACCAATAGGGATGCCCAAATAATCAAATGGAACCAACATAGTTTTGCAATGAAATAAGGGAGCAAAGGTATGAATTAGTCTATCTTCAGTTGAGATTTCTACAATTTTGCTCATGGAAAATTTACTTTAAGCTCGGAGGCAATTTCAAAGCAACTCAAAATCGTTTTGAGCAAAATAACATTTTGTACTAAAGCCTCACCAAGGAATGGTGAAGAGAAAGGCTTGGTACCCCTTATTTAGTTGTATGAGATAAAGAACGAGAGTGGGAGAGGTGTTGAGATGGGCCCACCACATTTTCGGAGTCTTCACAAGTGAGACAAAAGGTTGggtgtttattttaattttatttgtcGTTTTTTTTCCTCGATCGGTAAttttggtcttaaacccctggaaataatattttttacctATGGAAATTTTTTGTTTTAGGTATTGTTGGATAAAATCGTCTTTAAAtgcaaaaagtatttttttcgCTTCTTTCCCTCTATTCAACCAAATAAAGTATagaaattcatatttttttctccTCTTTTTGTTATATATCCATTTCTTTTGTACAAAACTAACATACAaatctatttattttttcactATTTTCTCTATAGCCTCTACCCATATTTTCTTCTCAATCTTCTCAGTTTTAAACCAAACAAATtaaagcataaagattatattTGGCACGCCTAGCTGCTAAACTAGTTGAAAGCTGATAAGTTAGTTGAAAGCTGATAGTTGAAAGATGAAAAGTTACGTAATTGAAACAAaaatgtttggtaaaactagttgtTAAACAAACTGGAATTGAACAATAACATAAAAGAACATACTTATAtaactctttttatatttaacattactttattctCACATTAAtatctatatgatattaatattaaaattattataactttaaatattttaatttcactcaagttatttatcatcataaaaatataatattaatttttacttatttatttactatatttttattaaattaaatagaataaaacaaataatttataatttgcAATTTGTAATATAAAGTTATACATATGAGATAAGTGCGATAACTGATAAGtaaataggtttttttttacaagaggaaaatagATAAGTAAATAGGTTTAGTAAAAACATATAAGGTTAAAGTTGGAATTTCAacaaaataataaggataaaaatgagaatagtTAGTCCCCGTTTaggaaaacaacttaattaagcgcttatgacataagtgtttattcataagctattttaaaaagtttattgaaataaattgaaaataaactatatatacgcataagctctttttcataagctatcttgaatagcttatgaaaataagttcaaaacagcttatggtaggtcatTAGTTGTTTGCATATgctctctcaaacactgacATTAGcgtttatgctatcagataaatTCAAATAAACTCTTCAAAACTGGCCTTAATATGCTAGTAGCTTATAGCTTACAGTTTTAAACTcctgaaataagctccttcatcaAACATTTttaaagagcttttaagctagttaAATAAACTTTAAATTATCTGAAATGAGATGTTAAACATAACCAAagtaagaaaaacaaaagacGTGTGTCCCTATTATTGAGGCTACAAACGACTTTTATTGGCGGCATTCGCAAACATTAACCTGATCAAACAAAAGCTTTGGAAGAAAAGAACCCACAATTTGACCAAAGGCCAGTCAAGGCTGAAAGACAGGGTAGCCCCCACATTCACACAATGTGAACAAACCCATAAAATTTAGAATATCATATCATTTTCCACACGTGTTTAAATTGAGTTGAATAGGAAGCGTGTACGGGTGCCCCCTATATAATACTAGCAAGCCAAATTTGTTGGACCATCCTGATCTATTCTTCTTCTTATCCTGACCTTGGCAAACAACATCACCACCTctattcttcttctccttctactACTCTATTCTTCTTCCAGGTAAACTAACCTTCTCTGTCtcttcatttttaattatttggaAATCATGTTCTAGAGCAAACAACAAAATACCACATCCCAGAAAAATATTTATGTATAAGAAAATGTTTATTGATTTTGGACATACCCACAATGAAGACATATACAAACATCTAGAGTGAGTAACAAAGATAAAAGGGAAAAGTAATAAATGCAGTATATGATAGCACGGGTGTCTATTCGATATATGTATTGTTGGCGTTGTTTGTATGTCGGAATGTCATtagttatatgtatatatatctaACCATTTGATAGTTTGAAGTGATTGAATCATTTCTTTTAATGTAAGATTCTTTTCCTATTTTTGGAAATCAATGAGTTTTTGGTTCCTTCATCAATTGTTCTGATTGAAGTATGATGACTCCTTTTCAGTGTATCATATATCCATACCATTTATTCCAATTAATTTCTAAGGAGGCAAGCTGAAGATGATGCAGATTTCATCCACCAATTACTTGCCTGAACTTGTAAGCATCAAACAAATTGCAGAATACTCATACATAGATAGAACTAGATGTGCATGTTGAAATTATCTGAACTCTTCTTGTTGAAATTAACAGGGAATGGAGGAGCCAACTTACTTTCATCAATTCCCAATGGATTCATCATATGCAGAATTCCAAGATCTTGAGTTTGAGTCCTTCACCGCTTCCCCAGATGAGAGCTATTCCTCTGGCAATAAGCGCTTCAATTCTGAAAGTCCTGATTACTCTTTTGCCCCTGCAAGACCAACCAAGCAGCCCAAGACTGAGACTACTTGGAGTGCATATGGCACAGATTTGATAGCTTCCaaggcttcttcttcttcttcatcacccaAAATCATTTCTTTTGAGCACTCCAATGTATCTTCAGTAACTTCTTCGCAACCTTTCCACAACATGGGTGCAGCAAACGTGGTGAAGCCTAAAATGGAATCCGGGTTTGGTGAAAACTTGGATTTTGCAGCTGTGATTTCTCAAGGTGCATATGATGACAAAAGTTTCCTATACAATGAAAACAAGCTGGCTGCCACAGCAACGATCAGAAACCAAGTTCAAGCTCGAGATCACGTACTAGCCGAAAGAAAACGAAGGGAGAAACTCAGCCAGAGATTCATTGCTCTTTCCGCTGTCCTTCCAGGACTCAAGAAGGTACCAAATTACCATTTGTGTTATATTTTATGCATCCCCCATTAAATTCCTCTAGGTAATTGGTTAGAAGTCACACTTTGACTAGAGATTTGACTAGAATTGCCCATATAAAGGAAGATCAATCCTCACCTTTGAGCTAGTTTTTATGGTAGAGTTAACCCTAATTTAAATTACTATGTTATCAAAGTTATTATAAGTCCGTTTATCAGAAATTACCCATATGTGGATCTTCCACAAATTTTCATTCCACACTCTAGAGGTTCAGCTGTGTATGAGGGCACCCTTGAACCAACTTTTAGCCTCTACATTTAGCCTTAAACCCAAGTTATAATAGTAagtaaccaaaaaaaagttataatagTAACATTCATATATATGATTCAATTTATGAACATACACATAATGGGGTTGTTTAACTTACATTCATATTTGTATCATGTTCATCATGTCATTATGTAAATTAATTAGTAATATTCTTCAGTACAAGTTGAATAATCGATGTTTTGCATGCAGATGGACAAGGCCACGGTTTTGGAAGATGCAATTAGCTATCTGAAACAACTAAAAGAACAGGTGAAAACTCTAGAAGAACAAGTTGCCGATAAAACTGTTGAAACAGCAATCTTTCTGAAGAGATCTGTTGTCTTTGGTGATGATGATGGCTCCTTCTCTGATGAAAACTCCGATCAATCACTCCCTGAAATCGAAGCGAGAGTTTCTGGGAAAGACATACTCATCAGAATCCACTGCGAGAAACACCATGGGAAAGCAGTGTCTGCAATACTTGTGGAATTAGAAAAGCACCATCTCACAGTTCAAAGTACCAGCATTTTGCCCTTTGGAAATAACACTCTTGACATAACCATTGTTACTCaggtaaatatattaattaacttAGTGATATTTCCTTGTTATAGAACAATTATCTATTCCATCAAGATAGGAATCATTGGAAAATTTAAGTAAAATCATGCAATTAATAGTACTACTCTAGGGCAATGATACATGTTAGAATTCGATTTATGTAACTCTACAAAAAAGTTAGCTCAGAGACGAGAATTGTGCGTTCTAGGCCTATATAAGTATTACTTTGGTTAGGCCTTTAATCAATGTAGGATACCATAAGGAATACGGTGCTTGAATTATAGGCCATGTTCCGATACACATTGAGCAATCACGGTGAGCTAAGATCACGCCGTACAAAAATAACTTCCTTTAGGTTTTGTGACTATTCACTGTGATTTTTCATTGTATATACAAAATGAACAAAAACAACTAAGTTTCTGTCCACTTTTCACATATTCATTATACGTTGTTTTTGTTTATCTTTGCAGATGAAGAAAGAATACAATCTCACAACAAAGGAGCTCATAAAAAGCTTAAGTCAATCTTTGAAGCAGTGTGCATGAAAAGAAATTAACTTCAGTTAACAGTGACATTAATTTTTCACAGCACATTGGTTCCCCTTTTTTATCCATCATTTGGATTCGTCTATCACCTCCCAGAAATAATGCAGAAGTGTATGTTGTTAATTTTTTGCGCAGTTGACTATAAAGCTGCGTTAATCTGCCCAGAAATGGCATTTTCAAATCTATGCTGACTACAGCTATTTTGTTTTATCCAAAGAGGGTTTTTTGAGAGATTTAGACAGATCTTTTTCCACCCTCATTGTCGTTGTGAAAAAGGGTGTAGTTTGATGACAATGTTGATTGTTGAGTGTATTTATATTGCAATTTAATATTGGTCCCGATGTTAGATGGGTATGAAGTTCTTGATTATGATCTTTGTTCTGACTAGACGACAACTTGTTAATTTCTTTCAAATATTATAGATGTTCATGGATGCATTATCTTCAACTACTATTAATTCATAATAGTTAGTTAAACTTGTAATATTAATGTTTTTGATGGTGAGTCCATAATTAAATCCACAAAATCATATACGGTTCGAAATGTTTTATGTTAGTGCTAATAAATCAGCTAATTTATGGATCAAGTTGACAAACTTTGGTGATTGCCATTAATTGGATCATGGGTCCACGTGAGATTATTAATTACAACTATCTATAGAAATGAGTATTACATGTACCACATAACCCTAAcctaaattttaataataaagCGTTTGATTGCTAATCTTGTAACCATTTAAATATACACGTACACTTTTTCCTTCTAGAGTAGTTTATACTAGGATTTGGATTTCCTCGAGTTCAAATTTCATAAAGTAACTGGAATCATTATTCGGTAGCCGTCTGATTTCCAATTTAGATCTAACGACACAAGTTTAAAGAGAGTGATATTATCATTTTGAATCTGAGTTATCAATTGACATCGGACGGCAATCATGATGATTGCGGTGACTATCTTATGCTCCCTCCTTCCCCATATATAAGTCAATTTT
This window harbors:
- the LOC130709961 gene encoding transcription factor bHLH19-like — protein: MMQISSTNYLPELGMEEPTYFHQFPMDSSYAEFQDLEFESFTASPDESYSSGNKRFNSESPDYSFAPARPTKQPKTETTWSAYGTDLIASKASSSSSSPKIISFEHSNVSSVTSSQPFHNMGAANVVKPKMESGFGENLDFAAVISQGAYDDKSFLYNENKLAATATIRNQVQARDHVLAERKRREKLSQRFIALSAVLPGLKKMDKATVLEDAISYLKQLKEQVKTLEEQVADKTVETAIFLKRSVVFGDDDGSFSDENSDQSLPEIEARVSGKDILIRIHCEKHHGKAVSAILVELEKHHLTVQSTSILPFGNNTLDITIVTQMKKEYNLTTKELIKSLSQSLKQCA